The following proteins are encoded in a genomic region of Necator americanus strain Aroian chromosome II, whole genome shotgun sequence:
- a CDS encoding hypothetical protein (NECATOR_CHRII.G5382.T1), whose protein sequence is MRKLEWDNMGVKVDGRQLHHLRFADDIVLITPSISLAERMLTEFDETCGCIGLQLNLQKTMFMRNGWVSDVPFTLNGTNISQCTSYVHLRRELNMMNDLTSELDRRRRGAWGAYKSIGI, encoded by the coding sequence atgcgaaagttggaatgggacaacatgggagtgaaggttgatggtcggcagctacaccatttgcgctttgctgatgacatcgtactgataacacctagcatcagcctggcggaacgaatgctgaccgaattcgacgaaacatgtggatgcatcggtcttcagctgaatctacaaaagacgatgttcatgcggaacggatgggtctcggatgtcccattcacgctcaacggaacgaacatatcccagtgcaccagctacgttcaTCTccgtcgggaattgaacatgatgaacgacctgacctcagAGCTGGACAGGAGGAGACGAggggcttggggagcgtataagagcatcgggATATAG
- a CDS encoding hypothetical protein (NECATOR_CHRII.G5383.T1): MTALQNPKGIAIASRRGMEKIIYDFYSDLFDSHVHLPPHHLREGGQVIPEVLPSEIRHAIMSVKNRTASAPDRIRPEHLKSLPPVLINTLARLFTRYLSECRVPKQWKISKTVLLYKKGDPHDIGNYRPICLLSVIYKLFTKAILNRIEKVLKDSHASKQGFEKDSARLTTVSKLIKVSREYKMPLCLTFIALKKAFDSVETEAVVEAMDNQGVPTQYIKVLRELYSNFTTGISSFYKNIIIDIKRG; this comes from the coding sequence atgactgctctccagaacccaaagggaatagccattgcatcgagaagggggatggagaaaatcatctacgacttctactctgatctcttcgacagccatgtccacttgcctcctcaccatctgagggaaggcggacaagtcattccagaggttctcccgtccgaaatacgacatgctatcatgtcggtaaaaaatcgtacggcatccgctcccgacagaataagaccagaacacctgaagagccttccgccagtactcatcaacaccctggcgaggctctttacacgttatctgtcggaatgcagggttcctaaacagtggaagatcagcaagaccgtgttgttgtataaaaagggagatccacatgacatcggcaactatcgtccaatctgcctactgtccgtcatctacaagctctttacaaaagcgatccttaataggattgaaaaagtcttgaaggacagccatgcgagcaagcagggtttcgaaaaggattcagcacgattgaccactgtttcgaaacttatcaaggtatcacgagagtacaagatgccgctttgtctcaccttcatcgccctaaagaaggccttcgactcagttgagacggaagcggtcgtggaagccatGGACAACCAAGGagtccctactcagtatataaaggtacttcgagagttgtacagtaacttcacgaccggaatttcgtcattctacaagaacatcatcattgacatTAAGAgggggtga
- a CDS encoding hypothetical protein (NECATOR_CHRII.G5384.T1) has translation MDNIDEEYDRLVEHLHDCAKKAETARAAGNQELTFELARLCREAIKEDLKERRAEVLAEAAEAGKSIRYARRDFASRKTRMTALQNPKGIAIASRRGMEKIIYDFYSDLFDSHVHLPPHHLREGGQVIPEVLPSEIRHAIMSVKNRTASAPDRIRPEHLKSLPPVLINTLARLFTRYLSECRVPKQWKISKTVLLYKKGDPHDIGNYRPICLLSVIYKLFTKAILNRIEKVLKDSHASKQGFEKDSARLTTVSKLIKVSREYKMPLCLTFIALKKAFDSVETEAVVEAMDNQGVPTQYIKVLRELYSNFTTGISSFYKNIIIDIKRG, from the exons atggacaacatcgacgaggaatatgaccggcttgttgaacaccttcacgactgcgcaaagaaggctgaga cagcacgagcagcagggaaccaagaactcacgttcgagctcgcaaggctctgcagagaggcgataaaggaagaccttaaagagagaagagcagaagtgctggctgaagctgcagaggcggggaaaagcatccgctatgcccgtcgagacttcgccagtcgcaagacgaggatgactgctctccagaacccaaagggaatagccattgcatcgagaagggggatggagaaaatcatctacgacttctactctgatctcttcgacagccatgtccacttgcctcctcaccatctgagggaaggcggacaagtcattccagaggttctcccgtccgaaatacgacatgctatcatgtcggtaaaaaatcgtacggcatccgctcccgacagaataagaccagaacacctgaagagccttccgccagtactcatcaacaccctggcgaggctctttacacgttatctgtcggaatgcagggttcctaaacagtggaagatcagcaagaccgtgttgttgtataaaaagggagatccacatgacatcggcaactatcgtccaatctgcctactgtccgtcatctacaagctctttacaaaagcgatccttaataggattgaaaaagtcttgaaggacagccatgcgagcaagcagggtttcgaaaaggattcagcacgattgaccactgtttcgaaacttatcaaggtatcacgagagtacaagatgccgctttgtctcaccttcatcgccctaaagaaggccttcgactcagttgagacggaagcggtcgtggaagccatGGACAACCAAGGagtccctactcagtatataaaggtacttcgagagttgtacagtaacttcacgaccggaatttcgtcattctacaagaacatcatcattgacatTAAGAgggggtga
- a CDS encoding hypothetical protein (NECATOR_CHRII.G5385.T1), whose product MDLEGFYREDHAFYKVKIGDSNVKVGPIRTPEELHIGTHGLQWNDQGERLAEFIMTTKTIHGDSQFQKPSSLRWTWESPGGGYRNEIDHIIVNKRFCLTDVAVVPKFYTDRTTASSEEDLIWDSSLR is encoded by the coding sequence atggacctggaggggttctaccgagaagatcatgcttTCTACAAGGTCAAAATTGGCGATTCCAACGTTAAAGTTGGCCCAATAAggacgcctgaggaacttcacatcgggacccacggcctacaatggaatgaccagggagagaggctcgccgagttcatcatgacgactaagaccatccatggggactcgcaatttcagaagccctcttctttacgctggacgtgggagtcacccggtggagggtaccgtaatgaaatagaccacatcatcgtcaataaaaggttttgcctgacggacgtcgctgttgtaccaaagttctatacggatCGCACCaccgcctcctccgaggaagatttgaTCTGGGattcttcgctacgctag
- a CDS encoding hypothetical protein (NECATOR_CHRII.G5386.T1): MAICTYNARTLALEAAIEDLMMQAKKIKYDVIGLTETRRRHPLNAVYETGEELFLGTCDSRGVGGVGVLVKTSMAKNIDSFKQLTTRIRRLRMRRCSPTPALTIFVAYATKALSSYEE, from the coding sequence atggcgatctgtacttataacgcacgtacgcttgcattggaagcggccatcgaagatctgatgatgcaagccaagaagatcaagtacgacgttatcggactgaccgagacgagacgacgtcaccctctcaacgccgtatatgagactggagaagaactgttcttaggaacatgcgacagtagaggtgttggtggagttggcgtcctcgtcaaaacgagtatggcaaagaacatcgactctttcaaacaacttacgacccgaatcaggcgtctgcggatgagaagatgtagtccaacaccagctttgactatcttcgtcgcttacgctacGAAGGCGctatcaagctacgaagaataA